One genomic region from Gossypium hirsutum isolate 1008001.06 chromosome D13, Gossypium_hirsutum_v2.1, whole genome shotgun sequence encodes:
- the LOC107919233 gene encoding uncharacterized protein, with translation MGNSVPDWEYLPELCLLTVLEKIDEPISRVQFGAVSKYWHSLFNTFLDIKRRSSTTLVPMLMIPSKKSATKRKLYSLQSKSKIAEIEFPKPYTWRYCGSCYGWLATVAESFNITLSNPFKNLSIHLPQFDSMAYDSGHYT, from the coding sequence ATGGGGAATTCTGTGCCAGATTGGGAATATCTACCAGAACTCTGTCTTCTTACTGTTCTTGAGAAAATAGATGAACCCATCAGTCGGGTTCAATTTGGTGCTGTTAGCAAATATTGGCATTCACTGTTCAATACTTTTCTCGACATCAAGAGGCGATCATCCACAACTCTAGTTCCAATGCTGATGATTCCATCCAAAAAGAGCGCCACAAAGCGAAAACTATACAGCCTACAATCCAAATCAAAAATCGCGGAGATTGAATTTCCCAAGCCTTATACATGGAGATACTGTGGTTCTTGTTATGGTTGGTTAGCCACAGTGGCTGAGAGCTTCAATATAACTCTTTCAAATCCTTTTAAAAATCTTAGCATTCATCTTCCTCAGTTTGACAGCATGGCATATGATAGTGGGCActacacataa
- the LOC107920780 gene encoding 50S ribosomal protein L13, chloroplastic — MALLCASTSVIFSSSSERPSFASLKRTIPSNQSSFLGFFPVVALSKPSSARTTTLSFSKRDFRVCCQDLSLVPENQRWMFEESEADGPDIWNNTWYPKAKDHINTEKTWYIVDAADKILGRLASTIAVHIRGKNLPTYTPSVDMGAFVIVVNAEKVAVSGKKRTQKLYRRHSGRPGGMKVETFNQLQQRIPERIIEHAVRGMLPKGRLGRALFNHLKVYKGADHPHEAQKPIELPIRDKRVQKQR; from the exons ATGGCACTCCTTTGTGCTTCAACCTCAGtcatcttctcttcttcttccgaGAGGCCTTCCTTTGCTTCATTGAAAAGGACTATTCCCAGTAACCAAAGCTCATTTCTTGGGTTCTTCCCTGTAGTAGCATTGTCCAAACCTTCTTCTGCTCGGACAACAACCTTGTCTTTCTCCAAACGGGATTTCAGGGTTTGCTGCCAGGACCTCTCTCTTGTCCCTGAAAACCAACGTTGGATGTTCGAGGAATCCGAGGCTGATGGCCCT GACATTTGGAACAACACATGGTATCCCAAAGCTAAAGACCACATTAATACTGAAAAAACATGGTATATTGTTGATGCAGCTGACAAAATTCTGGGAAGACTGGCATCAACAATTGCTGTGCATATTCGTGGAAAGAATTTGCCCACTTATACTCCTAGTGTCGATATGGGTGCTTTTGTGATAGTG GTAAATGCTGAAAAAGTTGCTGTATCTGGGAAGAAAAGGACCCAGAAGCTCTACAGAAGGCATTCAGGAAGACCAGGTGGCATGAAAGTGGAAACGTTCAACCAGCTGCAGCAGAGAATTCCTGAAAGAATCATTGAGCATGCTGTTCGTGGTATGCTTCCTAAAGGACGG CTTGGTAGAGCATTGTTTAACCACCTGAAGGTTTATAAGGGCGCTGATCATCCACATGAGGCTCAGAAGCCTATTGAGCTGCCTATACGGGACAAAAGGGTGCAGAAGCAGAGATAA